One Actinomadura viridis genomic region harbors:
- the prfA gene encoding peptide chain release factor 1, whose translation MNLDDLISEYAGIEGRLADPSVHADQNLARRLGKRYAELRPIVETHRELTATDDDLATARELAGEDETFAAEATELEKRREELEERLRRLLVPRDPNDGKDVILEIKAGEGGEESALFAGDLLRMYLRYAERSGWKTEVLDSHPSDLGGYKDVTVAVKAKGTPEDGVWTRLKYEGGVHRVQRVPVTESQGRIHTSAAGVLVSPEAEDVDVQIDPNDLRIDVYRSSGPGGQSVNTTDSAVRITHEPTGVVVSCQNEKSQLQNKEQALRILRSRLLAMAQEEADAAAAAERKSQVRTVDRSERVRTYNYPENRISDHRVGYKAYNLDQVLDGDLHNVTQALVDADRERRLAEGLGPETSQAS comes from the coding sequence GTGAATCTCGACGATCTGATCAGCGAATACGCCGGCATCGAGGGCCGGCTCGCCGACCCCTCCGTGCACGCCGACCAGAACCTGGCGCGGCGGCTGGGCAAGCGCTACGCCGAGCTCCGCCCCATCGTCGAGACCCACCGGGAGCTGACCGCGACCGACGACGACCTGGCGACCGCGCGGGAGCTGGCCGGCGAGGACGAGACGTTCGCCGCCGAGGCCACCGAGCTGGAGAAGCGGCGGGAGGAGCTGGAGGAGCGGCTGCGGCGCCTGCTGGTGCCCCGCGACCCCAACGACGGCAAGGACGTCATCCTCGAGATCAAGGCCGGGGAGGGCGGCGAGGAGTCGGCGCTGTTCGCCGGCGACCTGCTGCGCATGTACCTGCGCTACGCCGAGCGGTCCGGCTGGAAGACCGAGGTGCTCGACTCGCACCCCTCCGACCTGGGCGGCTACAAGGACGTCACCGTGGCGGTGAAGGCCAAGGGGACCCCTGAGGACGGCGTCTGGACCCGCCTCAAGTACGAGGGCGGCGTGCACCGCGTCCAGCGCGTCCCGGTGACCGAGTCGCAGGGCCGCATCCACACCAGCGCGGCGGGCGTCCTGGTCAGCCCCGAGGCCGAGGACGTCGACGTCCAGATCGACCCGAACGACCTGCGCATCGACGTCTACCGGTCGTCCGGACCCGGCGGGCAGAGCGTCAACACCACCGACTCCGCGGTCCGGATCACGCACGAGCCCACCGGCGTGGTGGTCTCCTGCCAGAACGAGAAGAGCCAGCTGCAGAACAAGGAGCAGGCGCTGCGGATCCTGCGTTCCCGGCTGCTGGCGATGGCGCAGGAGGAGGCCGACGCCGCCGCGGCGGCCGAGCGCAAGAGCCAGGTCCGCACCGTCGACCGTTCCGAGCGCGTGCGCACCTACAACTACCCGGAGAACCGCATCTCCGACCACCGGGTCGGCTACAAGGCCTACAACCTCGACCAGGTGCTCGACGGCGACCTGCACAACGTGACGCAGGCGCTGGTGGACGCCGACAGGGAGCGCCGGCTCGCCGAGGGTCTGGGGCCGGAGACAAGTCAGGCGTCATGA
- a CDS encoding L-threonylcarbamoyladenylate synthase, which translates to MSRRYDCSEPMERTRGIAEAVSAARRGELIVLPTDTVYGIGADAFTPSAVTALLDAKGRGREMPPPVLVGSVRAATALVEDLGTYGQDLIDEFWPGALTLVCRANQNLLWDLGETKGTVAVRMPMHELAVELLKETGPMAVSSANLSGQPPARTAAEAEKMLGDSVAVYLDGGPSGHVEPSTIVDLTGSIPRLLRAGAVSTEKIRAVVGVLLTDEDDRDGENGADGSDGADGTGERGEAEAAKPSLTKEAAPAPSLTKETPAPSPAEVDAAGDAAPSLTKETQAPSPAQGDSAPSLTKED; encoded by the coding sequence GTGAGCCGACGTTATGACTGCTCCGAGCCGATGGAACGCACCCGCGGGATCGCCGAGGCGGTCTCGGCCGCACGGCGCGGGGAGCTCATCGTGCTGCCGACCGACACGGTGTACGGCATCGGCGCCGACGCCTTCACGCCGTCCGCCGTCACCGCGCTGCTGGACGCCAAGGGCCGCGGCAGGGAGATGCCCCCGCCGGTGCTGGTCGGCTCCGTCCGGGCCGCCACGGCCCTCGTGGAGGACCTCGGCACCTACGGCCAGGACCTGATCGACGAGTTCTGGCCCGGGGCGCTGACGCTCGTCTGCCGGGCCAACCAGAACCTGCTGTGGGACCTGGGCGAGACCAAGGGCACCGTCGCCGTGCGGATGCCGATGCACGAGCTGGCGGTGGAGCTGCTCAAGGAGACCGGGCCGATGGCGGTCAGCAGCGCCAACCTCAGCGGGCAGCCGCCCGCGCGCACCGCCGCCGAGGCGGAGAAGATGCTGGGCGACTCGGTGGCGGTCTACCTGGACGGCGGCCCGTCCGGGCATGTCGAGCCGTCCACGATCGTCGACCTCACCGGCTCGATCCCCCGGCTCCTGCGGGCCGGTGCGGTGTCCACGGAGAAGATCCGCGCGGTGGTCGGCGTGCTGCTGACCGACGAGGACGACCGGGACGGCGAGAACGGTGCGGACGGTTCGGACGGCGCGGACGGCACCGGTGAGCGCGGTGAGGCCGAGGCCGCCAAGCCCTCGCTGACCAAGGAGGCCGCTCCGGCCCCCTCGCTGACCAAGGAGACGCCGGCCCCTTCACCGGCCGAAGTCGACGCGGCAGGCGACGCGGCGCCCTCGCTGACCAAGGAGACGCAGGCCCCCTCACCGGCCCAGGGAGACTCGGCGCCCTCGCTGACCAAGGAGGACTGA
- the prmC gene encoding peptide chain release factor N(5)-glutamine methyltransferase has translation MNLLLDEVARATARLADAGAASPRADAEELAAAVHGVSRSELHKVPDAAFDALFWEYVARREAGEPLQHITGRAFFRYLELKVGPGVFVPRPETEVMVGWALETLRDMDVRDPLVVDLGTGSAAIALSIALEAPRARVHAVEKDPTAFVHATRNVEELDERGRVRLHLDDFGTALGELDGTVDLVISNPPYIPMSEWEYVPRDVRDHDPADALWGGGDDGLDAIRAVERTARRLLRPGGYAAVEHSDLQGNGVYWIFAEENGWRDVRNRRDLTNRDRFVTARLSVP, from the coding sequence ATGAACCTGCTGCTCGACGAGGTCGCCAGGGCCACCGCGCGGCTGGCCGACGCCGGGGCCGCCTCGCCCCGCGCCGACGCCGAGGAGCTGGCCGCGGCGGTGCACGGCGTCAGCCGTTCCGAGCTGCACAAGGTGCCCGACGCCGCGTTCGACGCCCTGTTCTGGGAGTACGTGGCGCGCCGTGAGGCCGGCGAGCCCCTCCAGCACATCACCGGCCGGGCCTTCTTCCGCTACCTGGAGCTGAAGGTGGGGCCGGGCGTGTTCGTCCCGCGCCCGGAGACCGAGGTGATGGTCGGCTGGGCGCTGGAGACGCTGCGGGACATGGACGTCCGCGACCCCCTGGTGGTCGACCTCGGGACGGGGTCGGCCGCGATCGCGCTGTCGATCGCCCTGGAGGCGCCGCGGGCCCGGGTGCACGCGGTGGAGAAGGACCCGACCGCGTTCGTCCACGCCACCCGCAACGTCGAGGAGCTGGACGAGCGGGGCCGGGTGCGGCTGCACCTCGACGACTTCGGCACCGCGCTCGGCGAGCTGGACGGCACGGTCGACCTGGTGATCAGCAACCCCCCGTACATCCCGATGAGCGAGTGGGAGTACGTGCCGCGCGACGTCCGCGACCACGACCCGGCCGACGCCCTGTGGGGCGGGGGCGACGACGGCCTGGACGCGATCCGCGCGGTGGAGCGCACCGCCCGGCGGCTGCTGCGTCCCGGCGGGTACGCCGCGGTCGAGCACAGCGACCTGCAGGGCAACGGCGTCTACTGGATCTTCGCCGAGGAGAACGGCTGGCGCGACGTGCGCAACCGCCGCGACCTGACCAACCGCGACCGGTTCGTCACCGCGCGCCTCTCCGTCCCCTAG